The following are encoded in a window of Pseudomonas graminis genomic DNA:
- the gabT gene encoding 4-aminobutyrate--2-oxoglutarate transaminase, with protein sequence MNSKVDETPLLLRQREQFVPRGLVTAHPLVIDRAQGTEMWDVDGKRYLDFVGGIGVLNIGHNHPKVVAAVQAQLQKVSHACFQVAAYTPYLDLAQRLCEMIGGQEAYKAAFFTSGAEAVENAVKIARAHTNRSAVIAFRGGFHGRTLLGTTLTGMSQPYKQNFGPFAPEVFHTPYPNAYRGVSSVDAITALNELLATQVAPDRVAAILIEPVQGDGGFLAAPPEFLQALRALADKHGIVLILDEIQTGFGRTGTWFGYQHAGIQPDLVTVAKSLAGGLPLSGVVGKAHIMDAPLPGGLGGTYGGNALACAAALAVIDAFEEEQLLARSQLLGERLRRGLIGLQARYPRIGDVRGTGFMLAIELIKDDAARTPDADLNSRVIDEARAGGLLVIKCGVYRNVLRFLAPLVTTEAQVDEAVQILDAALARVLNSN encoded by the coding sequence ATGAACAGCAAAGTCGACGAAACCCCTCTTTTGCTCCGTCAGCGCGAGCAATTTGTGCCCCGTGGGCTGGTGACCGCGCACCCGCTGGTGATCGACCGCGCCCAGGGCACCGAAATGTGGGACGTGGATGGCAAGCGCTACCTGGATTTCGTCGGCGGCATCGGCGTGCTCAACATCGGCCACAACCACCCGAAAGTGGTCGCCGCCGTGCAGGCTCAACTGCAAAAAGTCTCCCACGCCTGCTTCCAGGTGGCGGCCTATACGCCTTACCTCGACCTGGCCCAGCGCCTGTGCGAAATGATCGGCGGGCAGGAAGCCTACAAGGCCGCGTTCTTCACCTCCGGCGCCGAAGCGGTGGAAAACGCGGTGAAGATCGCCCGTGCCCATACCAACCGTTCAGCGGTCATCGCCTTTCGTGGCGGCTTCCATGGACGCACCTTGCTCGGCACCACGCTCACCGGCATGAGCCAACCCTACAAGCAGAACTTCGGGCCGTTTGCGCCGGAAGTGTTCCATACGCCGTACCCGAACGCGTATCGCGGCGTTAGCAGCGTTGACGCAATCACCGCGCTGAACGAATTGCTCGCCACCCAAGTGGCACCGGACCGCGTGGCTGCAATTCTGATCGAACCCGTGCAGGGCGATGGCGGTTTCCTCGCCGCGCCGCCAGAGTTTCTCCAGGCACTGCGCGCCTTGGCCGACAAGCACGGCATCGTGCTGATCCTCGACGAAATCCAGACCGGTTTCGGTCGCACCGGCACCTGGTTTGGTTACCAGCACGCCGGCATCCAGCCTGATCTGGTCACCGTCGCCAAAAGCCTCGCCGGTGGCCTGCCGTTGTCGGGTGTGGTCGGCAAGGCGCACATCATGGATGCGCCGCTGCCCGGCGGACTCGGCGGCACCTACGGCGGCAACGCTCTGGCGTGCGCAGCGGCACTGGCGGTGATCGATGCATTTGAGGAAGAACAACTGCTCGCGCGCAGCCAGCTTTTGGGCGAGCGCCTGCGTCGGGGCCTGATCGGTTTGCAGGCGCGTTACCCGCGGATCGGCGACGTGCGCGGCACCGGTTTCATGCTGGCGATCGAGCTGATCAAGGATGACGCCGCGCGCACCCCGGACGCCGATCTCAATTCACGGGTGATCGACGAAGCCCGTGCCGGTGGTTTGCTGGTCATCAAATGCGGCGTTTACCGCAACGTGCTGCGCTTCCTCGCGCCGCTGGTGACGACAGAAGCCCAGGTCGACGAAGCCGTGCAGATCCTCGACGCGGCCTTGGCACGGGTCTTGAACTCGAATTGA